In Spirochaeta thermophila DSM 6578, the DNA window CCCGCTTCCTTCGCTGCCTTCACCGCCTCCACGGTGAGTTCCGCAGTGGTCTCTGAGAGGGCGGCGAAGATGCCGCCTGTGTGGAACCACCTCACTCCCTCCTCCTGGAAGAGTTTCTTCCAGTCCACATCTCCGGGCTTGAGGGCTGAAGCGGCACTGTGGGCCCTATCCGAGACTCCCTTCGCCCCTCTGATGCCGAACCCCCTCTCGGTAAAGTTGAGGGCCTGGCGGTGCTGTCTCCCGATCCCGTCATAGGGAAGCCAGATGCAGTGGGAGGAGTCCACCCCCCCCGCACCGATGAGGCTCTCGAGGAGATACCCCAGGTCGTTGTCGGGGATGGCGGTGACGACCGTGGTCTTGAGCCCGAAGCACCGGCGAAGGCCCCGCACCACGTTGTATTCCCCGCCACCTTCCCACACGGTGAAGGTGCGCGCGGTGCGGATACGACCCTCGCCCGGATCCAGCCTGAGCATGATCTCTCCCAGCGCCGCCGCATCCCACATGCACGATCCCTTCGGTTTCACGACGATCGGTTCCATCACTTTCCTCCTCGTTCACTCCGAATCTTTGCGATGAGGGCCTTCACCCTCTTCACGTCCTCGGCGATGGCATCGAAGTCCCCGTTCTTCACCCGCTCCTTGGTGATGAGCTTGGAGCCTATACCCACCGCCACGACCCCTGCCTCGAACCACGCCCTGAGGGACTCCTCGGTGGTGTCCACCCCGCCGGTGGGCATGATCTCGGTCCAGGGGCAGGGACCGAGTACGGACTTCACGAAGCCCGGTCCTCCCACTTCCTTCCCCGGGAACACCTTGCAGATCTCGGCTCCGTACTTCTCGGCCTCGTGGATCTCCGTGGCACTCCCGCACCCGGGGATGTAGGGGACCTTCCTGCTGTTGCACAGGAGGGCGATCTCCCTGTCGAAGACGGGGCCCACCACGAACTTGGCGCCTTCGGCGATGTATATCCCTGCAGTGTAGGGGTCGACCACCGAGCCCACCCCGAGGATGAGGTCGGGGTAGTGTTCCCGGCAGAAGGTCACCAGTTCTCTGAAGACGGCCACCGCGTTCTCACCGCGGTTGGTCATCTCGATACACCGGGCCCCGCCCTTCGCACAGGCCTCCACGATCTTCTTCGCCACTTCAGGGTCGGGGTTGAAGAAGACGGGAATGAGCCCCTCTTCCACCATGATACGATAGATCTCTCTTCTGGGAATCATAGGGGTGTATCCTCCGTTCTGATGGTTTCGAACGTTTCCGTCAGAAACCTGTATGTGAGATCTATTATATCAGATGGGATGTTTTCTGCCAATATGTGGATGTAGGGTTTTTGTGGAAGGATCATCCTGAAGAGGCGTCCGAAGTCCATCACCCCGTGGCCGGGAGGCGTGGCCCGCTTCTTGCCCCGTTCCACCACGAAGTCTTTCACATGTACGGCCACCACATCGTCCTTGAGGAGCTCGAATGCGGAGGAGACGATCGCTTCGTGGCGTTCCCAGTCCGCGGCGGGAACGATGTTCACCGGGTCGAAGAGCACCTTGAGGTGGTCGGACGAGATCATGTGGAGGAGGCGCTTCATTTTTTCCGCCGTGTCGATCGTGTGGACATCGGCCACGGGTTCGATCGCCACCAGTACACCGTATCTCTCGGCCGCCTCGACCAGCCTGCCCACGGTGGAGAGGAGAAGGGAGAAACTCTCCTCTCTTCGTGTCTCGGGGTGGAAAGAGCAATCGGCTGCTCTGGATCCTGTCTCGGTGGCCACGATGGAGCAGCCGAAGTCCCTCGCATAACGGATGTGCTCGAGAAAATGCTGGATGTGTGTCTCCCTCACCCGGGGATCGGGGTGGATGGGATTGATGTAACAGCCCAACACTGCGATCTCGAGATCGTACTCTTCGAAGGTGCGGCGGACGAAGCGGGCGAACCCGGGACTCAGGAGACCAGGCTCGGGGGGAAACCCCTCGAAGGCCTTGTGCAGGGCGAGGTGTACGCTGCGGTATCCCGCCCGTGAGGCGCGTGCCGCCAGTTCCCTGGGCGAGCCCCTCCCCACGTCGTGGAGCCGGATCCCCAGATTGAGTCGTTCCTGCCTCATGCGGCCCCTCCCGGGAAGAGCGGGATGATGTGCCGTTCGAGGAGGTTCCGGGTGACCCTCGCGGCTATCACCTCCCGGTGTGCCTCGAGGGCCTCGTGGAATCGCTCGCCCATCTGGGCGGCCACCTTGTACCCCACATGGATGAGCTGCCTGAAATCGCGGTTGTAGGAGGGGTTCGAGGGATCGTGTTCGAGCGCCTCCACGAACCTGCCGGACGACCAGTCCTCGATCTCACCGGGGGAGGGGAGCCTGTCCGGATTGATGTCGATCACCGCGGCGTACGGGGCGCACAGTTCCTCGATCATGGAATAGCAGGTGAGGGCGATCTCCTTTGCGAGCGCGAGGGCCTCTCCTCCCGACTCTGCGAGTCCCGTCACCTCTTCGAGCCAGGTGGTGCCTGCGGTCTTGAGGTGGACTCCCTCCTGTGGATGACGTGAGAGGATGTCCTTGATGAGAGGGTAGAGGGAGAATTTGTCGCTTCCGGAGTGCACACTGAGCTTGAGCCCCTCGGGGAGCCGGAACGCTTCCCGGGCGTATCTCACCACGCAGAGGTCGTCTTCGAACTCGCGCGCGAAGACCTCCGGATCGCCCACGTAGTCCACCCCCTTGTAGAATGAGCCCGAAAACTTGGGGGCTATGGTACGGGCCGGGATCCCGGCCTTCCGTATCATGGCCAGGATGAGCAGGAGTTCGGGTGGGCGCTGGGGATCGGCCGTCTCGTCCATGGAGACTTCCACCACGAAGGGGCGGGAGGTCCCCTTCTCGATCCTCTGGTGGATCCGGGCCGCCTCGCGAACCGCGGGCCAGTAGGCGCGGATGGTTTCACGTGCCGTCTCTTCCGAGATCGTAAGCGGGTTGGAGAGCCCCGGGATGGCGAGCTCGCGGTTGAGCAGGTCGTCGAGTGATGAGAGCAGGTCTTCCTCCTCCTGAGGGCTGATCTCCTCCTGACCTATGGCCTCGGCCACGTCTATGGTGAAGAAGTCCGATGAATCCAGGAAGAGCTCCACGGTCTTCGTGGTGATGTGGTCCGCATCCACGAAGTATGGTCCCTCCCATTCCAGGGCGGAGACGGCTTTGTCCGCCATTCTCCTGACGTCCTCGGGACGGGAGCCTATGATGGTGTGCTCACGATACGACTTGTTCCACACGATACCCAATGCCATGCCGAGACGCTCAGCCTCGATGACCGCACGAAGCTGGGCTTCGGCCTCGTGGCCGAAGCGGTCTCCCGTACCGATCGAATATCGGGGAAGAGAAAGGGAACCGGGGGTAGTCATAGTGCCTCCTCATAAGGTGTCTACCCCCTAGTTTATGTAAAAAACTCCTTGAGCGCAATACGAAGAAAATTCTTTTCTATATAAAGAGATCGTTGCTTGAAATAGAGGGTTCGTAGAGTTCGGGTGGTTACATCCCCTCCGATCCCATCCGCTCGAGGAGCGCCTGTACCTTTTCTCCGTACTTGTCGGGAGCGAGGGTCTGCGCTTTCACGAGGTAGGTCCGCGCTTCCTCCATCCGGTCGGCCGCGAACGCGTTGAGGCCGAGGGCATAGGTGGTGGCGGCCTCCTCCGCTCCCCGTTCGAGGGCCGTGGTGTAGTAGTATTCGGCGAGCGAGTGGGTACCACGGGTGTAGGCGATGAGGCCGAGGTAGTAGTAGGGCGCATAGTGGTCGGGATCCAGCTTCGAGGCCCGCGTGAAGGCCTCTTCGGCCTTCTGGAGGTCGCCCGACCGGTAGGCCTCGATCCCCTCCTCGAGGAGGACCCTGAACGACTTCTTCCCCTCGAGGTAGCCGAGGAGACGGTCCTTCATCTGATCGATGTCGTACCAGGAGAAGACCCGTGCATCGAGGGTCTCGAGATTCTCCTCGTAGGTGGCCGAGGGGGAGAGAAGGCGGATCGTGTCCCAGAGGATGCGGTTGTACTCCTTGTCCCATTCGTAGACCAGGAACGACACGAAGCCCCAGGCCTGCGGGTAGTAGAGCTCGAGGTTCCGGGAGGCGGCCTCGAGGTCCATGTGGAGGAACTCTGAGAGGGGGATGAGCCCTCCCGTCTGGGAGGCGAGCGTCCTCAGGGGGTCGAGCCAGGTGAGGTTCTCCCGGTAGATCATGGAGGACGTCTCGGGATCGTACTCGCAGGCCTCGAAGAACACGGCCATTCCCTCCTGAAGCCAGAGGGGTGGGTTGTTCACAAAGGCCCTGAGGAACTGGATGGATCCCTGATGAAGGAGCTGACGGTTCAGTTCGGTCTCGTCCTCGAGGAGGTATCCCACCAGTTCCCGTTTTGCCGGGCTCTGGTAGTGGAGGTAGATGAAGCTCTCTCGGGTGATGCCGGTCTTCTTCTGGAGATAGGCGTCGTAGTCCGCCTTGGAGGAGAAGATCCTCACGCTGAGGGGGGCGGGAAGGGCCTCGGGATCGAACCGGTAGTAGCGGTTGAACAGGTGGAAGGCGGCTTCCATCCTCGAGGCGAGGGACTGCGCGAGCTCCTCGGAGGTGTCGCTCCGTACGAGGTAGTGATCGCTCGAGTACTCGGTGAGCGCCTCGGTGCGGACAGTTTCTTGGGCGTTGATCAGCGTCACCGTCCCTGTCGCGAGCATGAAGAGGACCGCATAGCGCTTCATCGTGACCTCCCCTTTCATAGTAAGCCCTCCTCGAGCGGGTGTCAAATCGTTTTTCCTATCCCTCGACGGGTTTCGTTATCTTATCGACAACCATGTGCAATTCTTCCACTATTATACCGGTATACCGCTCGAGATTGGTGATGATGTAGCGGTGGAGCTCGTGGAGCGGGGAGGCCAGTTCTTTGCCGAAGGGCACGGAGAGGAAGATGGTGATGTGGTAGGCCCCCCCCTCGGTGGTGATCTGAGCCCTGAGGAGCCGGAGGTCGGGATCGTACTCCGAGAGACAGTGGAGGATGAGCTCGGTGAGGGCACTCTCGGAGATGGTGACCGTGCCTTTCTGCGCAAAAGTGGGCCTCACCACCGCCTTTTCCACCACCTGCTCTTTCTTGAAGAATCCGAAACCACGCTTGATGAAGAGCCTCAGGGAATCCGCGAGGATCTGGGGATATGTCCGCTTCACCTCCAGGGATGGTACGGGGATCACGTGCTTGCCCTGAGTCCTCCGGTAGTGCCGCGCGATCTCTATCTCCTCGGGGGTGGCCACCTCCTCGATGGTGATGTACTTGTGGACAGGGGGGAGGTCGAGGGTGCGTGCGATCTTGTCGGCCATCTTCTTCGAGGTGGCGAGGATGAGGATCTTGTTGAACTCCTCTTTCCTGAGGGCCTGGATGACGGCCCTCCTGTGCGATTCCTTCTGGAAAAGGGCCACCTTGACCGCACCCAGGTATGTCGCCTCCTTCTTGGCGGACTCACCTGCGAGGATCTTCTCCCCCTTGATGAGGAGCCCGTCGTCCACGATGAGGGGAATGCCGTACTTGTCAGCCACGAGACGGGCCCTGAAGCTCTTTCCCGTGCCGCTCTTGCCGATGAGGGCGTAGACTTTCACGCCCTTGAAGATCCATCCGAGATTGCGGAAGAGTGACCTCATGGTGGGATTCTACCCGAGGGATGGTGGGGGGGCAATACTGTCGTCACCCACCTCAGGGGAGGGCATCCTCCCATCCGGGGAGGATGCGGGAGAGGATGGTCTCGCTCTCGTCCGGGAGGGGGGCCTGTACCCCATCCGCAGGGAAGAGGGGGGAGGGAGAGAGGGGTCTGAGCCTCCAGGCATGGAGTACGGGACGGATGCGCCGGGTGCTTCCATAGGCGGTGTCGCCCAGAAGGGGGTGCCCGCGGAGGGCCGCCTGGACGCGTATTTGATGCATCCGGCCGGTGTGGATGGTGCAGAGGACGAGGGTGGCCGTGGGGGCAGCGAGGAGGGGGCGCACGTCGGTGAGTGCAGGCCTCCCGTGGGGTGAAGGTCTGCTCCGCCGTCCCTCCCGGGTGAGGAGATCCTCCCATCTGGCGGGTTCGGCAAGGGTTCCCTCCAGAAGGGCGAGGTAGGTCTTCTCGATCCGGCCTTCCCTGAGGGCCTGGGTGAACCATCGCGCGCCGTGGATGCTCCGGGAGAAGACGAGGATCCCCGAGGTGAGCCTGTCGAGCCTGTGGAGGGGGGAGGGGGTGAAGGCGAGCGAGGGGGGGATGCGGTCTTTCAGGTAGGACCGTACCTGATCGGTGAGGGACCCGGGACCGTGGACCACGGCGCCGGGTGGTTTGTTGAGGATGAGGAGGTGATCGGTTTCCAGGAGGATGGGGAGAGAGGAGGCTTTTCCCTTCTGTTGTGGCTTCCGCTCGGGGAGGAGGGAACGGTCGATGTGAATGCGAGCTCCTCTCGAGACCCGTGTGGAAGGGGGGACGCGTTTCCCCTCGAGGAGTATCTCCCCGGTTCGGAGGGCCCTGAAGACCCGCGAGAGGGGGAGGTGGGAGAGGAGGGTTCGGACGATGCGATCGAGGCGCTTCCCGTGGTCATCCGGTCCTGACTCGAAGACCTGGTAGTCTCCCATGTCCCATGGGTATACGGTGGCCCACCTGCGTGTCAAGGAGAGGGGACCTGGGGATTGTCAAGGAGGAGTGTTGAAATTGAGCTGGAGCTGATAAGGGGTGCGTCTCCCCACCTCTTGTATCACCTGCATGCCCACCACGTAGAGGCCTACCACCTCATCTGCATGGGCATGGCTCATATACCCAGGATACCTCCGTAGAAAGCTTCTCATGTGCCGAAACATGTTCTCCGCAAGGTTGCTCGTCCTCACCTTCTCCTTCCACTCATAGGGTAACTCCAGATAGGAGAAAAGCCGGTCCTTCCGCCACAGGAGGGAGGCCGTCATCCGGGGAGCCTTCGCCGCCCACTTCTTCACGAATGCCTCCAACGCACGTGCTGCGTCCTCCTTCCCTCCTGCCTCAAAGAGCTTCCAGTACTCCGCTCGAAAAGCTCGCCTCTCCTTCTGGAGGTCTGCGTTCTTCCCCTTCCGTTCCCCCATGTCCTGCAGGAGCTTCTGCTCAAGCGTACCCTGCAGGTGCCAGAGGCATACCTGCTTCTTCGCCTCAGGATACACCGTCTCCACGGCCTGCCGGATCCCCTCAGCCTCATCGGCCACCACCAGCTCCACCTCATGAAGCCCTCGCTCATAGAGCCTGGTAAGGAGTCGCTCGTAGCTCGCCTGGTCCTCCTGCTCCGCAACGACCCAGTCGAGGAGCTCATGAGATCCGTCCTCCTTCACCCCCACGGCACTCAGGACAACCAGCTTCTTCTGACCCCTCCCACGCCTCTTTGCCCACACTCCATCCAGCACGAGCGCCTTCACCCCACCAAGCGGCCGCCTCCGCCACTGCTCCTTCTCCTCACGAAGACCTCTGATGAGCCGCAGGAGTGTCTGCGGATGAGCCTCTCCTATCCCCAGCTCCC includes these proteins:
- a CDS encoding bifunctional 4-hydroxy-2-oxoglutarate aldolase/2-dehydro-3-deoxy-phosphogluconate aldolase, with the protein product MIPRREIYRIMVEEGLIPVFFNPDPEVAKKIVEACAKGGARCIEMTNRGENAVAVFRELVTFCREHYPDLILGVGSVVDPYTAGIYIAEGAKFVVGPVFDREIALLCNSRKVPYIPGCGSATEIHEAEKYGAEICKVFPGKEVGGPGFVKSVLGPCPWTEIMPTGGVDTTEESLRAWFEAGVVAVGIGSKLITKERVKNGDFDAIAEDVKRVKALIAKIRSERGGK
- a CDS encoding IS256 family transposase, which encodes MKRGKTRALTETQYTLSALMKQVEAQLREEVRHTYKTYLEHLLETLREEAVGRPRYARGEPEKGQYYRYGYRKWKTVQTPWGPIEDVRVPRIRTGGGKEVKLVAYEQRLVALAEQLILGYVGGMSARTWAILLRELGIGEAHPQTLLRLIRGLREEKEQWRRRPLGGVKALVLDGVWAKRRGRGQKKLVVLSAVGVKEDGSHELLDWVVAEQEDQASYERLLTRLYERGLHEVELVVADEAEGIRQAVETVYPEAKKQVCLWHLQGTLEQKLLQDMGERKGKNADLQKERRAFRAEYWKLFEAGGKEDAARALEAFVKKWAAKAPRMTASLLWRKDRLFSYLELPYEWKEKVRTSNLAENMFRHMRSFLRRYPGYMSHAHADEVVGLYVVGMQVIQEVGRRTPYQLQLNFNTPP
- a CDS encoding tetratricopeptide repeat protein codes for the protein MKRYAVLFMLATGTVTLINAQETVRTEALTEYSSDHYLVRSDTSEELAQSLASRMEAAFHLFNRYYRFDPEALPAPLSVRIFSSKADYDAYLQKKTGITRESFIYLHYQSPAKRELVGYLLEDETELNRQLLHQGSIQFLRAFVNNPPLWLQEGMAVFFEACEYDPETSSMIYRENLTWLDPLRTLASQTGGLIPLSEFLHMDLEAASRNLELYYPQAWGFVSFLVYEWDKEYNRILWDTIRLLSPSATYEENLETLDARVFSWYDIDQMKDRLLGYLEGKKSFRVLLEEGIEAYRSGDLQKAEEAFTRASKLDPDHYAPYYYLGLIAYTRGTHSLAEYYYTTALERGAEEAATTYALGLNAFAADRMEEARTYLVKAQTLAPDKYGEKVQALLERMGSEGM
- a CDS encoding tagaturonate epimerase family protein, translated to MTTPGSLSLPRYSIGTGDRFGHEAEAQLRAVIEAERLGMALGIVWNKSYREHTIIGSRPEDVRRMADKAVSALEWEGPYFVDADHITTKTVELFLDSSDFFTIDVAEAIGQEEISPQEEEDLLSSLDDLLNRELAIPGLSNPLTISEETARETIRAYWPAVREAARIHQRIEKGTSRPFVVEVSMDETADPQRPPELLLILAMIRKAGIPARTIAPKFSGSFYKGVDYVGDPEVFAREFEDDLCVVRYAREAFRLPEGLKLSVHSGSDKFSLYPLIKDILSRHPQEGVHLKTAGTTWLEEVTGLAESGGEALALAKEIALTCYSMIEELCAPYAAVIDINPDRLPSPGEIEDWSSGRFVEALEHDPSNPSYNRDFRQLIHVGYKVAAQMGERFHEALEAHREVIAARVTRNLLERHIIPLFPGGAA
- a CDS encoding RluA family pseudouridine synthase produces the protein MGDYQVFESGPDDHGKRLDRIVRTLLSHLPLSRVFRALRTGEILLEGKRVPPSTRVSRGARIHIDRSLLPERKPQQKGKASSLPILLETDHLLILNKPPGAVVHGPGSLTDQVRSYLKDRIPPSLAFTPSPLHRLDRLTSGILVFSRSIHGARWFTQALREGRIEKTYLALLEGTLAEPARWEDLLTREGRRSRPSPHGRPALTDVRPLLAAPTATLVLCTIHTGRMHQIRVQAALRGHPLLGDTAYGSTRRIRPVLHAWRLRPLSPSPLFPADGVQAPLPDESETILSRILPGWEDALP
- a CDS encoding sugar phosphate isomerase/epimerase family protein yields the protein MRQERLNLGIRLHDVGRGSPRELAARASRAGYRSVHLALHKAFEGFPPEPGLLSPGFARFVRRTFEEYDLEIAVLGCYINPIHPDPRVRETHIQHFLEHIRYARDFGCSIVATETGSRAADCSFHPETRREESFSLLLSTVGRLVEAAERYGVLVAIEPVADVHTIDTAEKMKRLLHMISSDHLKVLFDPVNIVPAADWERHEAIVSSAFELLKDDVVAVHVKDFVVERGKKRATPPGHGVMDFGRLFRMILPQKPYIHILAENIPSDIIDLTYRFLTETFETIRTEDTPL